The Streptomyces fungicidicus nucleotide sequence CGAGAGCGGTGGGGAGGGCGGCGGTGGGGCGCACGGGCATGACCTCCTGCGGACGCACTTCGTTGTGGCGCGGGAACGGCTGCCCGGTGAACGTAGGTTGAGTGGTCTAGTCAGGTCAATGCGTCTGCGGAGAATCGCGTGCCGACCGCTGCGGCCGGAGGGTCACCGCGCCGAGGCCCGCGCCGACGCCCCCGCGGAAGCCACCGAGGCCCGCGCCCGGGCCGTGCGACTGGGCCGCTCCTCCCTCAGCGCCCCTTCTCCGCCTCCCTGACCCACCGGTACTGCAGCTCCGGCCGGCCCACCGTGCCGTACTGCGGGCGGCGGGCCGCGCGGCCGGCGTCGACCAGGTGTTCCAGATAGCGGCGGGCCGTGATGCGGGAGATGCCGACCGCCTCAGCGACCCCGGCAGCCGTCAGGCCCTCCCCGGCGTCGCGCAGGGCCACCGTCACCCGCTCCAGCGTGGGGGCGCTGAGGCCCTTGGGCAGGGCGGCGGGGCCGGGGGCGCGCAACGCCGCCAGCGCCCGGTCCACCTCGTCCTGCCCGCTGGCCTCGCCCACCGCCGCGTGGAACTCGGCGTAGCGCACCAGCCGGTCCCGCAGGGTCGCGAAGGTGAACGGCTTCAGGACGTACTGCACGACCCCCAGCGACACCCCCTCCCGCACGACCGCGAGGTCCCGCGCCGAGGTCACCGCGATCACGTCGGCGTGGTGGCCGGCCGCCCGCAGCGAGCGGGCCAGCTGGAGTCCGTGCACATCGGGCAGGTGCAGGTCGAGGAGGAGCAGGTCGACGGGGGTGCGGTCCAGGGCCCGGCGGGCCTCCGCGCCGGTGTGCGCCTTGCCGACCGCGACGAAGCCCGGCACCCGTCCGACGTACATCACATGGGCGTCGGCGGCGACCGGATCGTCCTCGACCACCAGCACTCTGATGGGCTCCCCGGTCATACGGCGCCTCCCGGAGACCGCACGAGGGCGACGGACCGGAGCGGCAGCCGGGCCTCGAAGGACGCGCCGCCCTCCGGGGCGGAGTCGACCGACAGGCGTCCGCCGTGCCGGGACACCGCCTGGCTGACCAGGGCGAGCCCCAGGCCGCGCCCGCCCGGACCGGACGGCTTGGTCGTGAAGCCGCGCCGGAAGAGCTCCTCCGTGTGGTCCGGGTCCACGCCGGGGCCGGTGTCGCACACCCGCAGGATCAGCTCCGAGCCGTCCTTCGTCAGCGCCGTCACCGTCACCCTCGGGCGCACCCCGCCCTGCGCCGCGTCCACGGCG carries:
- a CDS encoding response regulator — protein: MTGEPIRVLVVEDDPVAADAHVMYVGRVPGFVAVGKAHTGAEARRALDRTPVDLLLLDLHLPDVHGLQLARSLRAAGHHADVIAVTSARDLAVVREGVSLGVVQYVLKPFTFATLRDRLVRYAEFHAAVGEASGQDEVDRALAALRAPGPAALPKGLSAPTLERVTVALRDAGEGLTAAGVAEAVGISRITARRYLEHLVDAGRAARRPQYGTVGRPELQYRWVREAEKGR